A genomic region of Pontibaca methylaminivorans contains the following coding sequences:
- the dxr gene encoding 1-deoxy-D-xylulose-5-phosphate reductoisomerase, which yields MTRRITILGATGSVGQSTIDLIARARDSYQVVALTGRRNVERLARDAVALSAEIAVTAHEECLEELRARLAGSGIEAAAGEAALIEAAARPSDWVMSAIIGAAGLRPGLAALEQGAVLALANKETLVCAGALVRRVAARAGARILPVDSEHSAVFQALAGADMDAVDRIILTASGGAFRDWPAERLEHATLAEASCHPNWNMGQRITIDSASMFNKAMEVIEAQHLFDIAPERIEVLIHPESLVHALVGFRDGALMAHVGVPDMRHAIGYALHWPERRALPVERLDLARIGQMSFAAPDEGRWPALRLAREVMAAGGLRGAAFNAAKERALDGFIAGRIGFCDMARVVETVLARMEGDAALIDGEMTLDNVMATDHLARRRADEAMTQRTG from the coding sequence ATGACACGGCGCATCACCATTCTCGGCGCGACCGGCTCGGTCGGGCAGAGCACCATCGACCTGATCGCGCGGGCGCGTGACTCCTATCAGGTCGTGGCGCTCACGGGCAGGCGTAATGTTGAACGGCTTGCCCGCGATGCCGTCGCGCTTTCGGCCGAAATCGCGGTGACCGCCCATGAAGAGTGTCTGGAAGAGCTGCGCGCGCGGCTTGCCGGCAGCGGTATCGAGGCGGCGGCGGGAGAGGCGGCGCTGATCGAGGCGGCGGCGCGCCCCTCCGACTGGGTGATGTCGGCGATCATCGGCGCGGCGGGGCTGCGGCCGGGCCTCGCGGCGCTCGAACAGGGCGCTGTGCTTGCCCTTGCCAACAAGGAAACGCTGGTCTGTGCCGGCGCGCTCGTGCGCCGGGTGGCGGCGCGGGCGGGCGCGCGGATCCTGCCTGTGGACAGCGAACATTCGGCGGTGTTCCAGGCGCTTGCCGGCGCCGATATGGACGCCGTCGACCGCATCATCCTGACCGCGAGCGGTGGTGCCTTCCGCGACTGGCCGGCCGAGCGGCTTGAACATGCGACGCTGGCCGAAGCCTCCTGTCATCCGAACTGGAACATGGGGCAGCGGATCACGATCGATTCCGCCTCCATGTTCAACAAGGCGATGGAAGTAATTGAGGCACAACATCTTTTCGATATTGCGCCCGAGCGGATCGAGGTGCTGATCCACCCGGAATCGCTGGTTCATGCGCTGGTCGGCTTCCGCGACGGGGCGCTCATGGCGCATGTGGGGGTGCCCGACATGCGCCATGCGATCGGCTATGCGCTGCACTGGCCCGAACGCCGCGCGCTCCCGGTCGAGCGGCTGGATCTGGCCCGGATCGGGCAGATGAGCTTTGCCGCGCCCGACGAGGGGCGCTGGCCGGCGCTGCGCCTCGCGCGCGAGGTGATGGCAGCGGGCGGGCTGCGCGGCGCCGCCTTCAACGCCGCCAAGGAACGCGCACTGGACGGATTCATCGCCGGGCGGATCGGTTTCTGCGACATGGCCCGCGTGGTCGAGACGGTGCTTGCCCGCATGGAGGGCGACGCGGCGCTGATCGACGGCGAAATGACCCTTGATAACGTCATGGCAACCGACCATCTGGCACGCAGGCGTGCCGATGAAGCCATGACGCAACGGACTGGTTGA